A genomic segment from Juglans regia cultivar Chandler chromosome 14, Walnut 2.0, whole genome shotgun sequence encodes:
- the LOC108993006 gene encoding dof zinc finger protein DOF3.6-like produces the protein MVFSSVPLYLDPHNWQQQPNHQQGIDTQNPQLLPPVVLPPPAGHHAGGDAVSIRPGSMADQARLAKIPQPETAPKCPRCESTNTKFCYYNNYSRSQPRHFCKTCRRYWTRGGALRNVPVGGGCRRNKKNKSNRSTKSLAAAEKQTGPNSSSATPSSACAPDQIIGHFSQQSPHQLPFLTSLQNLTRYGMGNIGLNFSDIQAQTDLGYQIGSSSGASNAILSSTGGVDQWRLQQFPFMGGFESQTGLYSIQSEGVESPSPLAGDTELRTMTSSSRVSQLPPVMKMERHGQNLSAGLNWGGNSWTDLSGLHSSSTSHLL, from the exons ATGGTTTTCTCGTCTGTTCCACTCTATTTAGATCCTCACAATTGGCAGCAG CAACCTAATCATCAACAAGGAATCGACACTCAAAATCCGCAGCTTCTTCCACCAGTAGTACTGCCCCCGCCAGCCGGCCATCATGCCGGCGGTGATGCTGTCTCGATCAGGCCTGGTTCGATGGCTGATCAGGCCAGGTTAGCAAAGATACCACAGCCAGAAACAGCTCCCAAGTGTCCCCGCTGTGAATCCACCAATACTAAGTTTTGCTACTACAATAATTACAGCCGTTCTCAGCCCCGTCACTTCTGCAAGACATGTCGGCGTTACTGGACCAGAGGGGGTGCCCTTAGGAATGTTCCAGTGGGTGGGGGTTGCCgtagaaacaagaaaaacaaaagcaatcGCAGCACTAAGTCTCTGGCTGCCGCTGAGAAACAAACGGGTCCTAACTCTAGCAGTGCAACTCCCTCATCTGCCTGTGCCCCAGATCAGATAATTGGCCATTTTTCACAGCAATCACCTCATCAATTACCCTTTCTAACCTCTTTACAGAATCTTACCCGCTATGGTATGGGAAATATTGGCTTAAACTTCAGTGACATCCAGGCACAGACTGATTTGGGGTATCAGATTGGAAGCAGTTCAGGTGCAAGCAACGCGATTTTATCTAGTACAGGAGGAGTAGATCAGTGGCGTTTGCAACAATTCCCTTTCATGGGTGGCTTTGAATCACAGACAGGTCTATACTCAATTCAAAGTGAAGGTGTCGAATCACCATCTCCTTTAGCTGGAGATACGGAGCTAAGGACTATGACGTCAAGTTCTAGGGTTTCTCAGCTTCCTCCAGTGATGAAAATGGAAAGACATGGGCAGAATTTATCTGCAGGTCTCAACTGGGGAGGAAATTCATGGACAGATTTATCAGGTCTTCACTCTTCTTCCACCAGCCATCTGCTGTAA